In a single window of the Atlantibacter hermannii genome:
- the fdnH_1 gene encoding hydrogenase-2 electron transfer subunit, with amino-acid sequence MNRRHFFKLASGGAVLAGIAPVVQAAAENRPPIPGALGMLFDSTLCVGCQACVSKCQEINHPQTSEYRGDTYAHGDNTWSVNDKLSPYTNNIIQIWRSGDGTHKNQEKDGYAFIKKQCMHCVDPNCVSACPVSALTKDAKTGIVKYDKDVCTGCRYCMVACPFNVPKYDYDHPFGYIHKCELCNQKGVERLDKGGLPGCTEVCPTGAVIFGTREELMAEAKKRLAQKPGSEYPYPRQRVNGQDVYLHPVAHYQSHIYGETEGGGTQVLVLSGIPFEHFGLPALDPLATGARSEHVQHSLYKGMILPVAALAGITFLVRRNSRIQHEQDASHNKEDGHE; translated from the coding sequence TTGAACCGGCGTCACTTCTTTAAGCTGGCTTCCGGGGGCGCCGTATTAGCAGGGATAGCGCCCGTCGTACAAGCCGCAGCAGAAAATCGCCCACCGATCCCCGGTGCGCTCGGCATGTTGTTTGACTCAACCCTGTGCGTCGGTTGCCAGGCCTGCGTCAGCAAATGCCAGGAAATTAACCATCCGCAAACCAGCGAGTACCGTGGGGACACCTATGCCCACGGCGATAACACCTGGTCGGTGAACGACAAGCTCAGCCCCTACACCAATAACATCATTCAGATTTGGCGCAGCGGCGACGGCACCCACAAGAATCAGGAAAAAGACGGCTACGCGTTTATTAAGAAACAGTGCATGCACTGCGTCGATCCTAACTGCGTTTCCGCCTGCCCGGTCTCGGCGCTTACCAAAGATGCCAAAACCGGCATCGTAAAATACGACAAAGACGTCTGCACCGGCTGCCGTTATTGCATGGTGGCCTGTCCGTTTAACGTGCCGAAATACGATTACGATCATCCGTTCGGCTACATCCACAAATGCGAACTGTGCAACCAGAAAGGGGTTGAGCGTCTCGATAAAGGCGGTTTACCCGGCTGTACCGAAGTTTGCCCTACCGGCGCGGTGATTTTCGGCACTCGTGAAGAGCTCATGGCAGAGGCGAAAAAACGCCTCGCCCAGAAGCCCGGCAGCGAGTACCCCTATCCACGCCAGCGGGTGAATGGTCAGGACGTCTATCTGCATCCGGTTGCGCATTACCAGTCGCATATTTATGGCGAGACGGAAGGCGGCGGTACCCAGGTGCTGGTGCTGTCGGGTATTCCCTTTGAGCATTTTGGACTGCCCGCGCTCGATCCGCTGGCGACCGGGGCGCGCTCCGAGCACGTTCAACATTCGCTGTATAAAGGCATGATTTTGCCGGTAGCCGCGCTGGCGGGCATTACGTTCCTGGTGCGCCGCAACTCCCGTATTCAGCATGAGCAGGACGCATCTCATAACAAGGAGGATGGCCATGAGTGA
- the hybB gene encoding Ni/Fe-hydrogenase 2 b-type cytochrome subunit, translated as MSDHALRPLGGKLFTFSIKVLAPLVIICFLLVGKRLVMGIGDVSDLNGGYPWGIWIAFDLLIGTGFACGGWALAWAVYVFNRGEYHDLVRPALLASLFGYSMGGLSITIDLGRYWNMPNFFMPTHFNPNSVLFETAVCMTIYIGVMSLELLPALLERLGWKVSLRRLNSVMFFIIGLGALLPSMHQSSMGSLMIVAGYKVHPLWQSYELLPLFSLLTAFIMGFSIVIFEGSLLKASNTVNEDETPLFRKLSNVIKVFLCLFLVLRIGEVVWHGKLPLVLAGDRYSWLFIAEIVLLALPLVMLQSAMRHSARGLFISAVCLLLGAALWRMDYSLIAYNPGNGYHYFPTTSEILISIGFVAIEIAAYVLLTRLLPILPAQQGRSERIKEEIKL; from the coding sequence ATGAGTGACCATGCGCTTCGTCCCCTCGGCGGAAAGCTGTTTACTTTCAGTATCAAGGTTCTCGCGCCGCTGGTGATTATCTGCTTCCTGCTGGTCGGCAAACGTCTGGTGATGGGGATTGGCGATGTCTCAGACCTCAACGGCGGTTATCCGTGGGGGATCTGGATTGCCTTTGACCTGCTCATCGGCACCGGTTTCGCCTGCGGCGGCTGGGCGCTGGCCTGGGCGGTGTATGTGTTTAACCGCGGCGAGTACCACGATTTAGTGCGCCCGGCGCTGCTGGCGAGTTTGTTCGGTTATTCCATGGGCGGGCTGTCGATCACTATCGACCTGGGCCGCTACTGGAATATGCCCAACTTCTTTATGCCGACGCATTTCAATCCCAACTCGGTGCTGTTTGAAACCGCCGTTTGTATGACCATCTACATCGGCGTAATGAGCCTTGAACTGCTGCCTGCGCTGCTGGAACGCCTGGGCTGGAAAGTATCGCTGCGCCGTCTGAACAGCGTGATGTTTTTCATTATCGGCCTTGGGGCGCTGCTGCCGTCAATGCACCAGTCGTCAATGGGTTCGTTGATGATCGTGGCGGGTTATAAGGTGCATCCGCTGTGGCAAAGCTATGAACTCCTGCCGCTGTTCTCACTGTTAACGGCATTCATTATGGGCTTCTCGATTGTCATCTTCGAAGGTTCCCTGTTGAAGGCCAGCAACACCGTAAACGAAGACGAGACGCCGCTGTTCCGCAAGCTGAGCAACGTGATCAAGGTGTTCCTGTGCCTGTTTCTGGTGTTACGCATTGGCGAAGTGGTCTGGCACGGCAAGCTGCCGCTGGTGTTGGCCGGCGACCGCTACTCTTGGCTATTTATTGCCGAAATCGTGCTGCTGGCATTGCCGCTGGTGATGCTGCAAAGCGCTATGCGCCACAGCGCACGCGGATTGTTTATCAGCGCGGTGTGCCTGCTGCTGGGCGCGGCGTTATGGCGTATGGACTATTCGCTTATCGCTTACAACCCGGGCAACGGCTATCACTATTTCCCAACCACCAGCGAAATCCTGATTTCTATCGGCTTCGTCGCCATTGAAATCGCTGCATACGTATTACTTACCCGTTTACTGCCAATTTTACCTGCACAACAGGGCCGGTCAGAACGCATTAAGGAAGAGATAAAATTATGA
- the hybO gene encoding hydrogenase 2, producing MGRFPLKDGGIYCMVAGKPIVEHIREAAANAAAVIAIGSCAAWGGVPATGVNPTGAVSLQDVIPNIPVINIPGCPPNPHNFLATVAHIITFNRPPKLDTKNRPLFAYERLIHENCERRPHFDAGRFARQFGDEGHRQGWCLYHLGCKGPETYGNCSTLEFCDVGGGIWPVGIGHPCYGCNEEGIGFKKGIFQLAEVHQPTPRAQVPDVHRREGGAVSMSAVGLLGAVVGAVGGVSVMAVKQLGRKNPADKSAADREDKH from the coding sequence ATGGGTCGATTCCCCCTGAAAGACGGCGGCATCTACTGCATGGTGGCGGGTAAACCTATCGTCGAACATATCCGTGAAGCGGCGGCCAATGCGGCGGCGGTTATCGCCATTGGCTCCTGCGCGGCATGGGGCGGCGTTCCGGCGACTGGCGTGAACCCGACCGGCGCGGTCTCATTGCAGGATGTCATTCCCAACATTCCGGTCATCAATATTCCGGGCTGCCCGCCGAATCCCCATAACTTCCTGGCGACCGTGGCGCACATCATCACCTTTAACCGTCCGCCAAAACTGGATACCAAAAACCGTCCGCTGTTTGCCTATGAGCGGTTGATCCATGAAAACTGCGAACGTCGTCCGCATTTTGACGCTGGCCGTTTTGCGCGTCAGTTCGGCGATGAAGGCCACCGCCAGGGCTGGTGCCTGTACCATTTAGGCTGTAAAGGACCGGAAACCTACGGCAACTGCTCCACGCTGGAGTTTTGCGATGTCGGCGGCGGAATTTGGCCGGTCGGCATTGGGCATCCTTGCTACGGCTGTAATGAAGAAGGCATTGGCTTTAAGAAAGGCATTTTCCAGCTTGCCGAAGTGCATCAGCCCACGCCGCGCGCGCAGGTGCCGGATGTCCATCGCCGCGAAGGCGGCGCGGTCTCCATGAGCGCGGTAGGGCTACTGGGCGCAGTGGTCGGCGCGGTAGGCGGGGTCAGCGTGATGGCTGTGAAACAGCTTGGCCGTAAAAATCCCGCCGATAAATCTGCTGCGGATCGGGAGGATAAGCATTGA